ATCTTCAACTACGTCTCGGCGATGGGGCAGAACAACCCGCAGCTGTTCATCGACGGCTACGACCGGCCCTGGGACGGCGACCTGCAGCGGATGTGGGAGCACAGCCCGGCCTCGCGCGCCGGCGCCATCGTCACCCCGACGCTGGTGATGCACGGGATGGACGACGAGCCGGTCGACCCGCGCCAGTCCGTCGAACTGTTCACCTACCTGCAGCTCAACGGCGTGCCCAGCCGGCTGGTGCTCTACCCGGGCGAGGGGCACGGCATCAACAAGCCCAGCCACATGCTGGACTACCAGACCCGCGAGCTGGCGTGGTTCGACCACTACCTGCTCGGGGACGCGACGGCGGCGGGGGCGCAGGAACCGCTGCCGGTCGCGCCGTGAGGGCAGGCCGGAATTTTACCTGCGGTAAATCGCAACCGATCCTGATTTCCAAGATCGTAATTCTCCGGTATCTTGGCGTGGTCTTCGGACCAACCATTCAAGGGAGAACGACGATGAAGAAGACCGTTGCGATGATGGCTCTGGCCGTGGTCCTGCTGGGCGCCGGTTCGGCGTCGGCCGCGCCGAAGGCCTGGCTCGATCTCGAGAACTGCGGCATGTGCAAGAACCTCCTGGTCGACATGGACCTGTTCCAGCACATGACCTGGGATACCTACCTGCTGACCAACGGCACGATGGAAGTCACGACCCACCCCGCCGGCTACGAGGACCGCTTCAAGAAGCTCATGGCGAGCTTCGAGAGCTGCGGCGCCAAGATGATGGCCGGCGAGCAGATGCCCCTGTGCGGCATGTGCGAGTCCTACGGGCAGCTCATGATGTCGGGCGCCAAGATGGACCAGGTCCAGACCAAGGCCGGCTGGGTCACCGTGATGAGCAGCCAGGACCCGAAGGTCGTGGCGATGATCCTCGCGCACGGGCGGCGCACCATCGACGAGTACGCGAAATACACGGCCGCGCAGGGCGCCCACGGCCACTGACCGCGCACCCGGCGACTCCGTGATCCGAGGGAGGCGATCGCCGTGCCGATGACCGCGATCGCCTCCTTCACGCTCATCACGCTCGCGCTGCTCTTCTACTCCCTCGGCGTCTGGTCCGAGCGCTTCGCCCGCGATCTGCGGCCGCGGCACGTCGCGGCCTTCTGGGCCGGGCTGGCGTTCGACGTCTCGGGCACGCTCGCCATGCACCGCCTCGCCGACGGCCCCTTCGACCTGCGCGACCCGCACACGCTCACCGGCCAGCTCGCGCTGTGGCTCATGCTCGCGCACGCGATCTGGGCCACCCGCACCCAGCGACGCGGCAGCGCGACGGCGCGCCGCGGCTTCCACCGCTACTCGCTCGTGGTCTGGCTGATCTGGCTGATTCCCTACTTCGGGGGGATGGTCCTGGGCATGCGGGGCTGATCCCGCGCCGCGCCCGGCCGGGGTCAGTACTCGATCGCCGCGCCCGCCTGCACCGACCAGCCGCTCCACTCCCAGTAGAGATCGTTGGAAGTCCGGTGCGACCACTCGACGGAGGCGCGCAGGCTCAGGCCCGCGCCGCCGAGGGCCGCGACGATGCGCTGCTCGAGATCGAGGCGGACCCGCGAC
This genomic stretch from bacterium harbors:
- a CDS encoding HsmA family protein translates to MTAIASFTLITLALLFYSLGVWSERFARDLRPRHVAAFWAGLAFDVSGTLAMHRLADGPFDLRDPHTLTGQLALWLMLAHAIWATRTQRRGSATARRGFHRYSLVVWLIWLIPYFGGMVLGMRG